Within Montipora foliosa isolate CH-2021 chromosome 3, ASM3666993v2, whole genome shotgun sequence, the genomic segment aTTGTTGTAATAGAAATAGGCAAGTGCTTGTTTgagtcaatagggagcttaagcacgcgcgtttttgagacgcagacggcaaccggaagtgagctgcttTCCCTTTTATCTCGTCTTGACACTACTACATTTACATTCCTAAGTATCCATCgatccattagagatgattagtataaaaatctaggagacaccactgtcctggcacgagaaatgttctcttccggttgccgtccccgtctcaaaaacgcgcgtgcttaagctccctattgataATAAAACAGGGGAAGGTATACATGTATCTCATATTTTATTACTGGGGACATAATCAGGGAGGGAGTCAAGTCCTTCTGCCAACAACATTGAATCATTTGAATTTCATTGTGGAAAGTAGCGTCGCAGCTACGAACTCAGTAAATGAAAACGTAAATACAGCCAAATTTGTAAGCTACGCCACCAACTGATTTCAAAGAGCATGTAAAATACCAGCGAAAAGGAGAAGCCGCAAATGCAGAAAAGGGAGGAAAGTAGGCGCCTTCGTGTGACAACACCGCGTTTTCCCTCAAAGCAAACACCTTGTTTTTAAGCGTTAACCAACTAGTGAACGCTGAACAACAAGCGCTTTTTTGGCGTTCTCCGCGCATTCACTGTTCgggaaaatgcaagaaaactcGCTGAAAACTCCACTGAACGCGTTGTTTTGTAACTGGAAAACAccagtaaacaatggaaaacaaccTGTTTAGCGTGCGTTAACCGCGCGGTGAACACCAGGACAATGAGAGAAAACTTTTAGTAAACTCCGGTTAACAACTAGTGAACGCTGAACAACAAGCGGTTTTTTGGCGTTCTCCGCGCATTCACTGTTCgggaaaatgcaagaaaactcGCTGAAAACTCCACTGAACGCGTTGTTTTGTAACTGGAAAACAccagtaaacaatggaaaacaaccTGTTTAGCGTGCGTTAACCGCGCGGTGAACACCAGGACAATGAGAGAAAACTTTTAGTAAACTCCGGTTAACACGCTGTTTTGCGACTGGAAAACGCCGGTAAAACAACGGGAACCAATCTGTTTTCACAGCGTTAACCGCGCGGTGAACACCAGGACAATGAGAGAAAACTCAAGTAAACACCAATTAACACGCTGTTTTGTGACTGGAAAACGCCagaaaaacaacgaaaaacaaGCTGTTTTCACAGCGTTAAAGGCCAGGCGGTAAACACCTGGAAAAGGGCTTGTTTTCCTGTTGTTCACCCTGATGGAAAACTGTCGGATAATGGAACGAAAACTCGAGTTCACCGGCTGGAAAACAGACAGAAAACCTTGGATTTTACGATCGGAAAACGCAAGCAAATGTTCGAAAAATGCCGCATTTTGCAATGTTCACCGATCGTTTTCCTAGCGGGTGAACGCTACTTTTTTTGCCGTGTCTGGAAGCCGAAAGCGTAGAAcgtttaatattttttcttaaccAGAGAACGCTTTTTACATGAATTAGCAATGTTACTTGCTTGTTTTCTCCTCACTTTTTTTTGTCCTCTGAAAAGCAGAAAAAGCCAACTTCTTTCTAATAACCGGCGTCTTGAGTTTAAGCAATTACCACAGACCCATGCGCACGAGTTCTGAGTCACCTTAGGCGGGTCTAAAATACGGGTCGCATTGACCGTATTcagaaatggcggccaagaaattgGTCTTTAGTCCTTAGTGTAATCTTCCTCATTAACCTCGTTAGCACGGGCAAAGTTCAAAAGAACTCTTGCTctaaagtgaggctagtgaagATTATTAgcagaaagacaaaagaataattcttTGGCagcgccatttatgaatacggtcttttccacaggtcaagactagatcTCCCTGCTCCACAAATGAACAACTATATCCAAGCCAAAAGTTTCCCTAAGGCctgaaacaatattttttttatcagtgATTAGTGCTAGGAGAAACTtctggtgttgtttatttgtctgtagCACAGTGGCAGGTACAATGAACTGCAgaatgtgacctgtattttATACCCGGCGTGGTGGAATAATCCGCGGCTTTAAAatccatttttgttgtttgtaaaatgtcttttaagAGGGAAAATGTATTAGACAACGTTTACCAATACATTGCTGTTCAAAAtgagaaacagaaaaaaattacttgatttCTAATTGCTTTACTTCCGTCGCTAAAAAAACCATGGATCATTTTTGCTTTTTCAAAGAAGGCAACCACTCCACGAGAGTAAACAATGTTAAGTGTTTTTTATCGAAAACCAAAATTAGCAgagaaaatgtaaaaagaatGGAGAGACGTACGCAATTTTCATGCAATGGCTTGGAACCCGTCTATCTTTCTCTGCACGCCTGTAGTCACTGTGGCCTTCCGTCACAACGATCCAACTTATTAATTAGCACAACTGCGTAGGTCTTTTAATCACTGAGATATGTCAGCTTCCCCTAAACATTAAATTCTATCTTTTTTTAAGTTAAATATGGGAACCACTGGAaaaaaagaagtttttttcaaatgttcctgCGAAAACTCGAGgggagtttgttgttgttgttttttcagAGAGAGTCTAGCCTAAAAATACGAAAAGCCGCGTGCCATTTTCATACCCTAACTATCTCTGTCCACGATCTTTCGATGTACACCTGTAGCATCCTTACATCACGGCAATATCCGGCCCAGATGACTTTCAATTTAATTGCTCAACTCCAAGCAAGGATATTTTAATCGGaaattttagtttctttgttgGATAGAGCATGGAACAAAGTTGTTTCTCATTTGTAGAATATTACAATGTTGGGTTCCCTTCGATACAGTTTGAGtgcatgctttttttttctctctataCAATAAATTTAGAAAGAACGGAGAGCAGTTCGCGATTTTCATGTTATGGCTTCGAACAAGGTTATCTTTCAGTGTATACCTGCTTTTCCAACCTCATAGCGCCCTCCTTGAGGGATCTTTTAATCGGACATGTGAACTTTTTGTTGGACATTGACTGGGGGTTGGAGTCTATGATTTGGTGCGAACAACAGTTGTTTGCTCCTAGTCATCGGGTCCTCCTATAGGGGatattttttcctcatttgtaGAATCTTAGAACTTTGGAAGAGTGggtaaatattattatattttacctAAGCAATATGAAATCTGTGAACAGGTGATCTGGAAAAGAGAGCATTTGTTCATAGGTAGTGTAAGAAGTGACTGCCGCTGCCTCCAGTTAATTCAAACTGAGTATGGTGCTATTCGCATTGAACTCTGTCGAACCTCACCTTCAAGCGCTAACCGCTAAacctgcgttttggcttccatctcTGATCAAACTTCCAAGGCCAAGACGCTAACTACATATCTTATCTAATTTACAGGGGTAGTATCATGGGAATTATCACTTTTATTTCGATCATAAAATTACTTAATCAATTTTAGGTGTCCGTTTCATTCTTGAATTGCTTCTTGGATCACCGCAGTGGGATAAACAtcgattaaattttaaaagaaaaacgagccAGACTCAGTTATTACGGAGTTCACCTAAGATGGAAGAGGAGATTTTGAAAACGCCGGCCCGACGTTTTCAAGCTGGCATTCATTTAATCTTGGCTACGCGTAACTAAAAACACTTAAGTATGGTTTCTGTAagctaaaagagccgttttgaAGACACTTTGGCAGTTAGTTTTCGTTTGTCATCGGTAAACAGGCACAGTCTCCtttactttccagatttttactaACAATCCATGACACCGTCCCTTTAATATATACTTGATGTCTTAGAAAAGGCAGATCGCGCGCTATTCAATAAGATGTCCAGAATGCCCGGCCACCCTCTGTATCTGTCTCTCCGTAGCACTAAAGAAACTTCTGCGCGCCTTAGAGTTCCGTGCAGGCAGCTTCCAAGGGTCAATACCCAGCGTTTTGAGAATTGCTTTATCTATAggctatttgttaaatataaagTAGCAATTTAATATTTTAAGGTTTTATTCATTTGGcattataattatttctttctgAAAAGCAATTATAGTAACTTTTACGGTATTTTTGCTTaattataaaacaaataataaagaCTAATAAAGAGACGATAGTTGAGCCGAAACCTGGCATCCAAAATTTCTCGCGTTAGCCTGGTTTATCTGACGCTGTGGTTGGTAATATTTGACGCTTCCTAACTGACACGAAAGGGTCATTGAAGGGTATGGGTTACGTATGAAGCAGAGATTTCAGCCAAGAAATGAACAGTGTGTTACAAACTACCAAGAGCCTATCACCTTGTTGCTActaagcgtttactcggaaaAGCCATTTAGCAATGAACGTGGCGATTTCGCAGAATTACGCAGTATGTGGAAATATAGATGTTCTCTAAAAAGGTGAAACTATATTTTTCGAAATACTGattatatttataataatttatgaacAGGCTCCAACCCATGTGCTCCGGCGACGTCTACGGCTCGAATTTTTGGTGAATTAGCTGGTCGACAAATTGTTCCACCTCATAACCCCtgcctttttcttttattctaAAGcggaaaatatgtaaatttcTCCATTCATAAAGAGACCAAATCTTTTTAATTACACCCCAACTGTTTCGACCCTTTAAAAAGATGTTAATTGCATAACATGCAAAAGACCAATAAATTTAgcatattattttttgtttgtctctTTAGTCACTAAAAATATAACCTTGCAATGTATTGAGTATTTTGAAACGAGATAAATTTAGGTTTCACTTACtatcaataattttgtcatCTCTCACTAAAATAGGCTCGTGTGACGTTAGCGCGATATTACATACGCCTAAAGATCTCAAAGCaggaatgaataaatgaaacaATATCTTGtttagtaatttttttaaaagaatattcGAATTATCTGGAGGAAATTTTCTTACTTCTATTTAGAAGGCAAACTGCCCCGTTGGagcaagaaaagcaaagatgTAATCAGGTGTGAAGGAACAATAACGAAACCCCTGAGACCAATTACGTAAAAATATACTCGAATGCGGAAAAACTACTGAAACATAAGAAATTTAAAGTAAAATGACAGTCTAGAAAACAACTACTTCGATAATTTTGTCTTAACGGCTGTGTCTTCTGTGAAGGTAATTATCCGGTGTAGGGACCACAGTTGTGCCATTTTTGGTTTACATACATAAAGTCAATAATACTGAAAATGGGTTCTTTGCACATCCTGAGCACAATATGAAGGACTGATATTTACATACCGAAGGAATCGCCGTCACTCTTTGAAGGCCAGGAGCGATTTGTCAATTACGATGCGAGTAGCCCTCTTCCTTTTGGtgtattttgcttttgttcACGGCAGATCATCATGGAGACTCAAGGAACATGTGGACGAACTGATCAAGAAGTCTGGTATTAAGACCTTTTTATGTCTTAAGTGTTTTCCATTTTGTTTAAATTCCAACATTTAACATGCATCCGCCATTTCGACAATGTTGTTTGTAGTAGTTTTCCTTGTGCAACACTTCGCTCAGACTTCGTAGATCAGCTAGGCTCCGGTGCATGAACGGTCATTTATTTGACTCTGCTAAACAATCATTTTGTTAAAAAGGGATCAATGTTGGATATTTCCTGGGGCCTTTAACCAGAAAAAATAGACCCTTAGCGAGAACAGCGAACGCGAATTTATTTCGTCACTGCTCAACATATAACTATATGAAATGATTTAGCAGCATTTAAATTTCAGTGTAATGTCGTctattaatttaatatttaggAACAAAACACCGTAGCCGGTAGTTCATCTTGCTCTccgtttctttttaaaaaaagaattggcCTTGATGGAGTGGAAATGAAATTgggttatgtcacgcaaaatcgcGTGATTTCATGACATCCAAAATACTCACAAAGTAGAATGGAACATGGCAAGAACCAGGTAAAAACTGTGGAAGACTTGAAAGAAAAGCCAAAATTGAtgcatggatggacaaaaaaaaaaaaaaaaaagaaaaagaaaaagaaagaaaacgaacaaaattgaaatgaatCGGTTtaggtaatcttgaaaaagttccctcaacatttttcaagtttccaaaACTAGGCTGGATAAAGGTGTTTTTTGCTCAAAATCTTTTTGCTTGGAATCCCGCGGCAAATTACTGACAAAGGAATGGTTCTATATTACCATTTACAGCTTAAAAGCTCATTCAGGATTAACTAAAGATTGCTCCGTAACACTCTCTTTTTATTTGGTAGAACTGATATTTGGATATAATTTCAATTAGTCAACGGCCTAAATTTTCTTAAATTCTGATTTTGCCGACACGATGCTCCACCGACTAAGCAACAAACTGATTCTTTGAAATCTTTCGTTCAGTAAAATCTGTTGTACTgagttaaaattaattaataaattaattaataattaatcgaTGTTTCAAATCTTGTTTCATTTCCAGTGACTGAGATTGTAAAGCACATTATCAGATATTGGTTATCTCAAACATCAAAATGTAACTATGAAACAGAGGCTTTAGTGATGAGCTCGTGTGTAATTTAGACCAAACAATTTTGAAGAATATATAGAGTATTAACGTTTAATACTAGAATTAAAATACTACTAAATAAGGAAACAATTAACAGAGATATACTGACACACACCAGGGCTCACAAGAGCTCACGACTCCAATTTTTCTTTAGCGTTTTCGCAGACTGAATTTACAGTGTACATGCATGAAGATATTTTGAATAGTATCTAAAGAGGGACCTAATGTGTTGTCTGGTTCTTTTTAATCTCAGTTGATCATGTCTTGACCCAAACAAGAATAAGTTAAGCAGATAAATCACTcgtcttttactttttactcACCACGGTGtgtaaaaccaaaacattcACTGTTTACACTAAGTCGGATTGAGCTATTGATATATCAGTACCTTACGGAACTTTTACTCGAACTGTATCAAGGCAACAGATGTAAAAACTTGCTGGGTATGAAGAAGCTAACACGTGCTGTGATTAATGGGCATTTTTCACGTGGCGACTattttgagtcccgagggactgaaaacttttgttttgcgccCCCTCGACTCGCTTCCAAACCCATCAACTAGAGGATCGGGGAACAAATTCTATAGCTATAGTCTTTGACCAGCATTGCCGCCGATTGACAAAGGTTCATGGTGATATTGTACGTAACAAATGTCATCAAGTTCATCCacagatgacaatgatgatgatgagagccaaaaaaaaaaaaaaaaaaacaccattcCGTCTTAATCATCCTATGAGATATAGCCATGACCATGGAATGTAGTGTGACTGAATCGATCTAACGTAGATCTCTGTATTGCAGTGGAATTGAATGCAATCAAGAAGGAGGAAGAGAACCCCGGTAAgttcaaaaataacaaacaaaaccaTTTTCGTCTTTCTCACCGTCGACTAAAAACAACAATACACTTTCACATGTATCGTTCTGAATTTTTACCAGCATCATGACACTATGTTTAATGCCCAGTTTTTTATTATAGATTTGTTTGAAGGAGACATCTTAATCGATGAAGACACCAAGAACTATCTTTTTGGAAGAGAAATTATGTCACGCGATGCCGTTATCAGCCCAATATATTATTGGCCTGGAGGAGTAGTTTTCTTCACGTTTGATGAAAAATTAGGTTAGCTGTGTTGAAACAAATTTCACAATTAATAGTCAGGGACGTAAATATAACAGCACTTAATCCCCCAACATCCAAATCGGTTGAAGTGTGAAATTATAGGAATAGCATGCAAGGTTTCTCGTACTGCATAATACAATCAAACACTCTGGCCAAAAGATCAGGAGGTTGTAGCCCTAGAAATTTTGAATACTGATTGCCAGGTATTTAACGGATGATTTCCTTGAACCTCATAGCGGCCTAGGCCAAACAGAAACTGCAAAATGAAGATACCATGAAAGCAATGCCATTGTGGTACCCCTGCATGCGTCGGAATGCAAACCGTCTCTCCGTTTGACCAAAGACTCTGCAATAAATTTAactgctttttttgttttaatcgcTTGTCTTTATAATTAGAACCATTAACCATTGACGTCATCAGAGAAGGAATTAATCACCTAAAGAGACGAACATGTATAAAGTTTGTGGAAATTTCTGGCAAGAATCCCGCGAAAGAAAACTACATCAAATTTATTAGCGGAGAGGGGTAAGTCCACTAGCTACTgtacaatctcgttcccaggacctctccCTTAAGCGAAGGGAAAGGTTCCGGAACGAGGTTTTACAAGTattagaccatttccgagttcatgtctgcctcctcttcaaagcgagtctaagtgcaaagcttttgtgatggtaattagctctactttacatatgaatgaaaaacgTCGTACTTAGTCTCGCTTTGAAGAGTggcagacacgaactcggaaatggctctTTCACCTATACTGTTCCatgtaaattatatttttaacctTTTGTCCCCAAGGAGTCATGAGCATGTAAAGTcccctcacaatttcaatgaaatctgagtcagacaggtattgaagATTATAATCAGGGTATGAGGTGTGATGTTGATATagcaccaaattctcatgatgactacccaacaaagaaaccTATGGTAAAAGTTAGGCCGAATGAACATTTCGATTTGGAAATGAAAGGGTAAATTAAGCGAGAGCAGGGCTTTAATTATTCCAAGCCTTCCAGATCATACATTCCTGAACTATTGCTTTTTTCCCCATTTAATTCACACACGTCGATTTAATGGCCATTCTGTACTTTTAAGATGTTATTCGAGAATTGGTCGCGATCCCCTTGGAGGCGAGCAAGAGATTTCCATCGGTTATGGCTGCGTTCGGGCTGGAACAGTTGTCCACGAAATTATGCACGCACTGGGATTTTTC encodes:
- the LOC137997213 gene encoding zinc metalloproteinase nas-4-like; the encoded protein is MRVALFLLVYFAFVHGRSSWRLKEHVDELIKKSVELNAIKKEEENPDLFEGDILIDEDTKNYLFGREIMSRDAVISPIYYWPGGVVFFTFDEKLEPLTIDVIREGINHLKRRTCIKFVEISGKNPAKENYIKFISGEGCYSRIGRDPLGGEQEISIGYGCVRAGTVVHEIMHALGFFHEHTRPDRDKYIHIDWKNILKKHKHNFKKYSRDVGSSFGKPYDYDSVMHYSRLAFSKDWKAPTIVPKDTTAAIGQRIGLSLHDREEINNLYQCKEDCVDKTDPFRCMELKSRGACSHPSEDQDKMIQLCPNTCGFCAMSEVVTPSEGQATVENVSILRDRSAVTEKKVDFIT